The following proteins come from a genomic window of Castor canadensis chromosome 17, mCasCan1.hap1v2, whole genome shotgun sequence:
- the Rnf151 gene encoding RING finger protein 151 isoform X2, with protein MVHVNKLRKTIGRLEVKCKNAEAGCLVTCPLAHRKGHQDACPFEQMTCPNEGCTVRVPRGALAEHRQHCQQGGEQRCVLGLAERAHRNCHHELRNTWSARQERSGNLVLSLLRHVRRVHRTTNLIRRQLAQLGNFLGAAQDEAETILEGSVVTEV; from the exons atggtcCACGTGAATAAGCTCCGGAAAACCATTGGCCGTCTAGAAGTCAAG TGCAAGAACGCAGAGGCTGGCTGCTTGGTGACATGTCCCCTGGCCCATCGCAAGGGGCACCAGGATGCCTGCCCATTCGAGCAGATGACCTGCCCCAACGAGGGCTGCACTGTGCGGGTGCCCCGTGGAGCCCTGGCTGAGCACCGCCAACACTGTCAACAAGGTGGGGAGCAGCGCTGCGTCCTGGGCCTGGCTGAGCGTGCACACCGTAATTGCCACCATGAGCTGCGCAATACCTGGAGCGCGCGCCAGGAGCGCAGCGGTAACCTGGTGCTGAGCCTGCTGCGGCATGTGCGCCGGGTGCATCGCACCACCAACCTCATCCGCAGGCAGCTGGCCCAGCTCGGAAACTTCCTGGGTGCCGCGCAGGACGAGGCCGAGACCATTCTAGAGGGCAGTGTTGTGACGGAGGTGTAA
- the Rnf151 gene encoding RING finger protein 151 isoform X1, whose amino-acid sequence MSGGYDLNLFTSPPDCNFLCSVCHGVLKRPVRLPCSHIFCKKCILQWLARQNTCPCCRKEVKRKKMVHVNKLRKTIGRLEVKCKNAEAGCLVTCPLAHRKGHQDACPFEQMTCPNEGCTVRVPRGALAEHRQHCQQGGEQRCVLGLAERAHRNCHHELRNTWSARQERSGNLVLSLLRHVRRVHRTTNLIRRQLAQLGNFLGAAQDEAETILEGSVVTEV is encoded by the exons ATG AGTGGCGGGTATGATCTCAACCTCTTCACCAGCCCTCCTGACTGCAACTTCCTCTGCTCCGTCTGCCATGGGGTTCTCAAGAGGCCAGTGAGGTTGCCATGCAGCCACATCTTCTGCAAAAAGTGCATACTCCAGTGGTTAGCCAG ACAAAACACCTGTCCATGCTGCAGGAAAGaggtgaaaaggaaaaagatggtcCACGTGAATAAGCTCCGGAAAACCATTGGCCGTCTAGAAGTCAAG TGCAAGAACGCAGAGGCTGGCTGCTTGGTGACATGTCCCCTGGCCCATCGCAAGGGGCACCAGGATGCCTGCCCATTCGAGCAGATGACCTGCCCCAACGAGGGCTGCACTGTGCGGGTGCCCCGTGGAGCCCTGGCTGAGCACCGCCAACACTGTCAACAAGGTGGGGAGCAGCGCTGCGTCCTGGGCCTGGCTGAGCGTGCACACCGTAATTGCCACCATGAGCTGCGCAATACCTGGAGCGCGCGCCAGGAGCGCAGCGGTAACCTGGTGCTGAGCCTGCTGCGGCATGTGCGCCGGGTGCATCGCACCACCAACCTCATCCGCAGGCAGCTGGCCCAGCTCGGAAACTTCCTGGGTGCCGCGCAGGACGAGGCCGAGACCATTCTAGAGGGCAGTGTTGTGACGGAGGTGTAA
- the Rps2 gene encoding small ribosomal subunit protein uS5: MADDAGAAGGPGGPGGPGIGGRGGFRGGFGSGLRGRGRGRGRGRGRGRGARGGKAEDKEWIPVTKLGRLVKDMKIKSLEEIYLFSLPIKESEIIDFFLGASLKDEVLKIMPVQKQTRAGQRTRFKAFVAIGDYNGHVGLGVKCSKEVATAIRGAIILAKLSIVPVRRGYWGNKIGKPHTVPCKVTGRCGSVLVRLIPAPRGTGIVSAPVPKKLLMMAGIDDCYTSARGCTATLGNFAKATFDAISKTYSYLTPDLWKETVFTKSPYQEFTDHLVKTHTRVSVQRTQAPAVATT; the protein is encoded by the exons ATGGCGGATGACGCCGGTGCAGCGGGAGGGCCTGGAGGCCCCGGGGGCCCAGGCATTGGAGGCCGCGGCGGCTTCCGTGGAGGCTTCGGCAGTGGCCTCCGGGGCCGCGGTCGCGGCCGTGGTCGGGGTCGTGGTCGGGGCCGCGGGGCTCGTGGAGGCAAGGCCGAAGATAAGGAG TGGATCCCTGTCACCAAGCTGGGCCGTCTGGTCAAGGACATGAAGATCAAGTCTTTGGAGGAGATCTATCTTTTTTCCCTGCCCATCAAG GAGTCTGAGATTATTGACTTTTTCCTGGGGGCGTCCCTCAAGGATGAGGTCTTGAAGATCATGCCTGTGCAGAAGCAGACTCGGGCTGGCCAACGCACCAGGTTTAAG GCATTTGTAGCCATTGGGGACTACAATGGTCATGTCGGGCTGGGTGTTAAGTGTTCCAAGGAGGTAGCCACTGCCATCCGAGGTGCCATCATCTTGGCCAAACTCTCCATTGTCCCTGTGCGGAGAGGCTACTGGGGGAACAAGATTGGCAAGCCTCATACTGTCCCATGCAAG GTGACAGGCCGCTGTGGTTCTGTGCTGGTGCGCCTCATCCCTGCCCCCAGGGGCACTGGCATCGTGTCGGCTCCTGTGCCCAAGAAGCTACTGATGATGGCTGGTATTGATGACTGCTACACTTCAGCCAGGGGCTGCACTGCCACCCTGGGCAACTTTG CTAAGGCCACCTTTGATGCCATCTCCAAGACCTACAGCTACTTGACCCCCGACCTCTGGAAAGAGACCGTGTTCACCAAGTCTCCCTATCAG GAATTCACTGACCATCTTGTGAAAACCCATACCAGAGTGTCTGTGCAGAGGACCCAGGCTCCAGCTGTGGCTACaacatag